In one Amaranthus tricolor cultivar Red isolate AtriRed21 chromosome 8, ASM2621246v1, whole genome shotgun sequence genomic region, the following are encoded:
- the LOC130820258 gene encoding uncharacterized protein LOC130820258, which translates to MEGSKSCCPPGEANNKACCKCGPGWTCVIRKLDDPLPDSKPFTNCCDSCVCITDESKKVEIEGGYCVCGKGYACTFTKTEGPDAGKVFFECGNGCRCEISGSGNEVLVMKEA; encoded by the exons ATGGAAGGATCCAAGAGTTGCTGTCCACCTGGTGAAGCTAATAA CAAAGCATGCTGCAAGTGTGGCCCTGGTTGGACTTGTGTGATAAGGAAACTTGATGACCCTCTACCTGATTCCAAGCCTTTTACCAATTGCTGCGATAGTTGTGTCTGCATCAC AGATGAATCAAAGAAAGTAGAGATTGAAGGAGGTTATTGTGTATGTGGAAAAGGTTATGCTTGTACTTTCACCAAAACTGAAGGTCCTGATGCTGGTAAAGTCTTCTTTGAGTGTGGCAATGGATGCAGATGTGAGATTTCTGGTTCTGGCAATGAGGTTCTTGTGATGAAGGAAGCTTGA
- the LOC130820259 gene encoding uncharacterized protein LOC130820259, translating to MPRRSSGRSAPRPAPRPAAPQPVHNAPPPAPVQASSGGSMLSGIGSTIAQGMAFGTGSAVAHRAVDAVMGPRTIQHETVVTEAAASAPAPTNSAGEACGIHSKAFQDCLNNYGSDISKCQFYLDMLNDCRKNSGSVMGA from the exons ATGCCTCGCCGGAGCTCTG GAAGATCTGCCCCCCGCCCTGCTCCTCGTCCTGCTGCTCCTCAGCCAG TTCACAATGCTCCTCCACCTGCCCCAGTTCAAGCTTCCAGTGGTGGATCAATGCTCAGTGGTATTGGTTCCACTATAGCTCAAG GTATGGCTTTTGGAACTGGAAGTGCTGTTGCACACAGGGCTGTGGATGCTGTCATGGGTCCTCGCACAATCCAACATGAAACTGTTGTTACCGAGGCTGCTGCTTCTGCACCAGCTCCCACCAACAGTGCTGGTGAAGCTTGTGGAATCCACTCAAAGGCCTTCCAAGAT TGTTTGAACAACTATGGAAGTGACATTAGCAAATGCCAGTTCTACCTTGATATGTTGAATGATTGCCGAAAGAACTCTGGATCCGTCATGGGTGCTTGA